In Flavobacterium okayamense, a single window of DNA contains:
- a CDS encoding DUF2851 family protein codes for MRENVLHYLWLHKCYDVTNIYTTNNEKVEVLNSGQYLQSSGPDFFNAQLIINNQKWAGNVELHVKSSDWYLHHHEKDENYDNVILHVVWEHDVEVYRKDKTEIPVLELKNFIELETLSKIKRLFSKKSWINCEDSLSKVSDFTWFSWKEGLFLERLEIKSKLIYQVFENCDKDWEATFFILLAKNFGLNINGNTFFEIARSIPFTIVRKESFEIKQLESLFLGRANLLNKDFQDEYANELKKIWEYQKSKYNLTELKTIQVQFYKLRPDNFPTIRLAQLASLYVVSKNLFDRITRISTFEELKEIFNIQVSTYWQSHYNFDKVSKKRHVKLTNSFIELIAINSVVPIQFAYGKYNGKENLDEYLKLMYSLNAESNIIIKRFEEFGIEVKDAFDSQALLQLKNEYCNFQKCLKCKIGVELLQKS; via the coding sequence ATGAGAGAAAATGTTTTGCACTACTTGTGGTTGCATAAGTGTTATGATGTAACCAATATTTATACTACAAATAACGAAAAAGTAGAAGTTTTAAATTCTGGACAATATTTACAATCTTCTGGTCCAGATTTTTTTAATGCTCAATTAATTATAAACAACCAAAAATGGGCTGGAAATGTAGAATTACATGTAAAGTCTTCAGATTGGTATTTACATCATCATGAAAAAGATGAAAATTATGATAATGTAATTCTACATGTAGTTTGGGAACATGATGTTGAAGTCTACAGGAAAGATAAAACGGAAATTCCTGTATTGGAATTAAAAAATTTTATTGAATTAGAAACACTTAGCAAGATTAAAAGGCTATTCAGTAAAAAATCATGGATTAATTGTGAAGATTCATTAAGTAAAGTTTCTGATTTTACTTGGTTTTCATGGAAAGAAGGTCTTTTTTTAGAACGGCTGGAAATAAAATCAAAATTAATCTATCAAGTTTTCGAAAATTGTGACAAAGACTGGGAAGCAACATTTTTTATTTTATTGGCTAAAAATTTTGGATTAAATATAAATGGAAATACTTTTTTTGAAATTGCCAGAAGTATTCCGTTTACTATTGTAAGAAAAGAATCTTTTGAAATAAAACAACTCGAGTCTCTGTTTTTGGGTAGAGCTAATTTATTAAATAAAGATTTTCAAGATGAATATGCTAATGAGCTCAAAAAGATTTGGGAATATCAAAAAAGTAAATACAATTTAACTGAATTAAAAACAATTCAAGTTCAGTTTTATAAATTGCGCCCTGATAATTTTCCAACAATTAGATTAGCACAATTAGCATCTCTTTATGTCGTTTCAAAAAATCTATTTGATAGAATTACTAGAATATCGACTTTTGAAGAATTAAAAGAAATTTTTAATATACAAGTTTCTACTTATTGGCAAAGTCATTATAATTTTGATAAGGTTTCAAAGAAAAGGCATGTGAAATTGACGAATAGTTTTATTGAATTAATTGCTATAAATTCTGTAGTGCCCATTCAATTTGCTTATGGTAAGTATAATGGTAAAGAAAATTTGGATGAATATTTAAAACTAATGTATAGTTTAAATGCAGAAAGTAATATTATAATAAAAAGGTTTGAAGAATTTGGCATTGAAGTTAAAGATGCATTTGACTCTCAAGCATTACTTCAATTAAAAAATGAATACTGTAATTTTCAGAAATGTTTAAAGTGTAAAATAGGTGTTGAACTTCTTCAAAAAAGTTAA
- a CDS encoding GLPGLI family protein has protein sequence MFKKSITLLFSFFSILIFSQTEKTIKITYEKFYNDKLIGTENPIITFASNDKTYITSKAIEDKTSESPFEYIVSNQSKVSFEKITQLSEESLIKTKDTSTISSYNFELFNDTKKICGYVCKKATTIINSNHYTLWYTTGLNVNAGPNVIGQNLGLVLEINRNNNFIIKANKVEKIKFNFPSTDKIQTFDNLTYQDLVWKSRFRTLPVFSNEIINFSSESTSNDSILRFANGTIILKKVKFPKIKSNNLSFIDLTLQSNGDAYDRTGSLFIIPEDKQISFLEALQKDVSVLPIYENGNGKKYQGVANTYNFTPLLELMRFFTPFGIDKYNHITLKDKEWHDKVMYRQDISDYNTFLSNNEFWVGAFIGNYDKGGHKISMNITIHNEGTKTKESEFVLPLFNTTNVMEMAGQNYATMFDSKEGLVVNFELEKDFKNVFLRYTSTGHGGWENGDEFVPKKNTIILDNKIVHEFTPWREDCGSYRLFNPASGNFNNGLSSSDYSRSNWCPGMVTYPTYIDLGELKEGKHTIQIKIPQGKPEGGSFSAWNVSGVLIGK, from the coding sequence ATGTTTAAAAAATCTATCACACTACTATTTTCTTTTTTTTCTATATTAATTTTTTCACAAACAGAGAAAACTATTAAGATTACTTACGAAAAGTTTTATAACGATAAATTAATAGGTACTGAAAACCCAATTATTACATTTGCCTCAAATGATAAAACCTACATCACCTCAAAAGCTATAGAAGATAAAACAAGTGAATCTCCTTTTGAATATATAGTTTCCAATCAAAGTAAAGTTAGTTTTGAAAAAATCACACAACTATCCGAAGAAAGTTTAATTAAGACTAAAGACACTTCAACAATTTCTTCATATAACTTTGAATTATTTAATGACACCAAAAAAATATGTGGTTACGTTTGTAAGAAAGCAACCACAATAATTAACTCAAATCATTATACTCTTTGGTACACAACCGGCTTGAATGTTAACGCTGGACCAAATGTTATTGGACAAAATTTAGGTTTAGTTTTAGAAATTAATAGAAATAACAATTTTATTATTAAAGCAAATAAAGTAGAAAAAATAAAATTTAATTTCCCTTCTACAGATAAAATTCAAACATTTGACAATTTAACTTACCAAGATTTGGTATGGAAAAGCAGATTTAGAACTTTACCTGTATTTTCAAATGAAATTATCAATTTTTCTAGTGAATCAACCTCAAATGATAGCATTTTACGATTTGCAAACGGAACCATAATTTTAAAGAAGGTTAAGTTTCCAAAAATAAAATCTAATAATTTATCATTTATTGATTTAACATTACAATCTAACGGAGACGCTTATGACAGAACAGGAAGTTTATTTATAATTCCAGAAGACAAACAAATAAGTTTTTTAGAAGCATTACAAAAAGATGTTTCTGTTTTACCAATTTATGAAAACGGGAATGGTAAAAAATACCAAGGAGTTGCAAATACTTACAATTTCACACCTTTATTAGAATTAATGCGATTTTTTACGCCCTTTGGAATTGATAAATATAACCACATAACACTTAAAGATAAAGAATGGCACGATAAGGTGATGTATAGACAAGATATTTCCGACTATAATACTTTTTTAAGCAATAATGAATTTTGGGTTGGAGCTTTTATTGGGAATTATGATAAAGGTGGACATAAAATTTCAATGAATATAACAATACATAACGAAGGAACTAAAACTAAAGAAAGTGAGTTTGTTTTACCCTTGTTTAACACTACTAACGTAATGGAAATGGCTGGTCAAAACTATGCAACTATGTTTGATAGCAAAGAAGGTTTGGTTGTTAATTTTGAATTAGAAAAAGATTTTAAAAACGTATTTTTACGCTACACAAGTACAGGCCATGGAGGTTGGGAAAATGGTGATGAATTTGTGCCAAAGAAAAACACTATTATACTCGACAATAAAATTGTTCATGAATTTACGCCTTGGAGGGAAGATTGCGGTTCGTATCGATTATTCAATCCTGCATCTGGAAATTTCAATAACGGATTGTCTTCTTCAGATTATAGCCGTTCAAATTGGTGTCCAGGGATGGTAACTTACCCAACTTATATAGATTTAGGAGAATTAAAAGAAGGAAAACATACCATTCAAATCAAAATCCCTCAGGGAAAACCAGAAGGTGGAAGTTTTAGCGCTTGGAATGTTTCAGGAGTTTTAATTGGAAAATAA
- a CDS encoding PspC domain-containing protein — protein sequence MITNLLHFFEKHGFFVAQRFAERLGMRATNVRLFFIYISFITVGLGFGFYLTLAFLLRLKDMIYTKRSSVFDL from the coding sequence ATGATAACTAATCTACTTCATTTTTTTGAAAAACATGGCTTTTTTGTAGCACAACGTTTTGCGGAAAGACTTGGTATGCGTGCCACAAATGTTCGTTTGTTTTTTATATATATATCTTTCATTACAGTAGGTTTAGGTTTTGGGTTTTACTTAACTTTAGCTTTCTTGTTGCGTTTAAAAGACATGATTTACACAAAGCGAAGTTCGGTTTTTGATTTATAG
- a CDS encoding sodium-dependent transporter: MSTKTDSWGSRVGLILAMAGNAVGLGNFLRFPVQAVQNGGGAFIIPYLVCFLVMGIPLLFIEWSTGRYGGKYGNHSTPYILDTMAKGRIWKYIGVFGIFTNIAVAAYYCYIESWTMSYVYHSIVGTFNGMSQADVAGFFNSYVDVAHSTTGIPYEAVVFYVICLLLNTYILSKGLGGIEKVAKIGMPLLILFGVILAVRGLTLGTSGASDIFPEANAWDGLNFLWTPQFDSLSNPKVWLAAAGQIFFTLSVGMGTIHCYAAYLKERDDIALNAVSAGFMNEFVEVVLGSLIVIPIAAGYLGLDWVIQNAGFGMAFQTMPYLFQQWGDVIAIFAGVFWFGLLFFAGITSSLAMGTPWMGFMRDEFNWSKNKGAWSFGLLALTMGLPTVVFYNEGLFDQYDYWAGTVSLVVFAFLETILFSYIFGIKKGWSEINKGADIKLPGIYKYVILIVTPALLGWVLISSIPDWIDKVKDSDTHNKEWFANTYYAENFDASGNTKGKVVEVSPQHVKLAFDNEKKVFDKATGEVIKVPFTDYKVYNFDADKNQQVTVKMDQVVSPKDEIATGDFTNNTLYKFMGRMLLLALFLFISLVVFFAYKKRVKEGRATI; this comes from the coding sequence ATGTCTACAAAAACTGATTCTTGGGGCTCTCGAGTAGGTCTCATTTTAGCAATGGCAGGAAATGCTGTTGGACTTGGAAACTTTTTGCGTTTTCCAGTACAAGCAGTACAAAATGGAGGAGGAGCTTTTATTATTCCTTATTTAGTTTGTTTTTTAGTAATGGGTATTCCATTATTATTTATAGAATGGTCAACAGGTCGTTACGGTGGTAAATATGGGAACCACAGTACACCTTATATTCTAGATACAATGGCAAAAGGAAGAATTTGGAAATACATAGGTGTTTTCGGAATTTTTACAAATATTGCTGTTGCTGCTTATTATTGTTACATTGAATCTTGGACAATGTCTTATGTGTATCATTCTATAGTTGGTACATTTAACGGAATGTCACAAGCTGATGTGGCTGGTTTTTTTAATTCGTATGTAGATGTAGCGCACTCAACAACTGGAATTCCTTATGAAGCAGTTGTTTTTTATGTGATATGTTTATTATTAAACACTTATATTTTATCTAAAGGTTTAGGTGGAATTGAAAAAGTGGCTAAAATTGGTATGCCATTGTTAATTTTATTTGGTGTAATTTTAGCTGTAAGAGGTTTAACTTTAGGTACCTCAGGAGCTTCTGATATTTTCCCAGAGGCGAATGCTTGGGATGGTCTTAACTTCTTATGGACGCCTCAATTCGATTCATTAAGTAATCCTAAAGTTTGGTTAGCTGCTGCTGGACAAATCTTCTTTACCCTTTCTGTAGGTATGGGAACAATTCATTGTTATGCTGCTTACTTGAAAGAAAGAGATGATATTGCTTTAAATGCTGTTTCAGCAGGATTTATGAACGAGTTTGTAGAAGTGGTGTTAGGTAGTTTAATAGTAATTCCAATTGCTGCAGGATATTTAGGTTTAGACTGGGTAATTCAAAATGCAGGTTTTGGAATGGCTTTCCAAACTATGCCATATTTATTTCAACAATGGGGAGATGTTATTGCTATTTTTGCTGGCGTTTTCTGGTTCGGGTTATTATTCTTTGCAGGAATTACATCGTCATTAGCAATGGGAACTCCTTGGATGGGCTTTATGCGTGATGAATTTAATTGGAGTAAAAACAAAGGAGCATGGTCATTTGGTTTACTTGCATTAACAATGGGATTGCCTACTGTTGTTTTTTATAATGAAGGTTTGTTTGATCAATATGATTATTGGGCAGGAACTGTAAGTTTAGTAGTTTTTGCATTCCTAGAAACTATATTGTTTTCATATATTTTTGGTATTAAAAAAGGTTGGTCTGAAATTAACAAGGGAGCTGATATTAAACTTCCAGGAATTTATAAATATGTAATTTTAATTGTTACTCCTGCTTTATTAGGTTGGGTTTTAATTTCTAGTATTCCAGATTGGATTGATAAAGTAAAAGATAGCGATACACACAACAAGGAATGGTTTGCTAATACTTACTATGCTGAAAATTTTGATGCTTCCGGAAATACAAAGGGTAAAGTTGTAGAGGTTTCTCCTCAGCATGTAAAACTTGCTTTTGATAACGAGAAAAAAGTTTTCGACAAAGCAACTGGAGAAGTAATAAAAGTGCCGTTTACAGATTATAAAGTATATAATTTTGATGCTGATAAAAATCAGCAAGTTACTGTAAAAATGGATCAGGTGGTTTCACCAAAAGACGAAATAGCAACAGGCGATTTCACTAATAATACTTTATATAAATTTATGGGAAGGATGTTATTATTAGCATTGTTTTTATTTATTTCGTTAGTAGTATTTTTTGCATATAAAAAACGAGTTAAAGAAGGGAGAGCTACAATATGA
- the hpf gene encoding ribosome hibernation-promoting factor, HPF/YfiA family, with protein MKVNVQAVNFNVDKKLVAFIDEKLSKLEKYFDKIVSVDVFLRTENTSDKENKTAEIKVHVPGEELVIKKTCKTFEEAVDISEQSLERMLTKYKEKIRAHA; from the coding sequence ATGAAGGTAAATGTTCAGGCAGTTAACTTTAATGTTGACAAAAAATTAGTAGCGTTTATTGATGAGAAATTATCAAAGCTAGAAAAGTATTTTGATAAGATTGTTTCGGTTGATGTTTTTTTAAGGACCGAAAATACTAGTGATAAAGAGAACAAAACAGCAGAGATTAAGGTTCATGTTCCAGGGGAAGAATTAGTGATAAAAAAAACTTGTAAAACTTTTGAAGAAGCGGTTGATATTTCAGAACAATCCTTGGAAAGAATGCTAACAAAATATAAGGAAAAAATAAGAGCACATGCTTAA
- a CDS encoding pyridoxal-phosphate dependent enzyme yields the protein MKYAKNILETIGNTPLVKINKLTQEVDALVLAKVETFNPGNSVKDRMALKMIEDAEADGRLKPGGTIIEGTSGNTGMGLALAAIVKGYKLVCVISDKQSKEKMDILRAVGAKVVVCPTDVEPDDPRSYYSVSKRLATETPNSWYVNQYDNPSNSIAHYEQTGPEIWEQTEGKITHFVVGVGTGGTISGVAKYLKEKNPNIKIWGIDTYGSVFKKYHETGIFDENEIYSYITEGIGEDILPKNVDFSLIDGFTKVTDKDAAVYTRKLALEEGIFVGNSAGAAIKGLLQLKEHFKPEDVVVVLFHDSGSRYVGKMFNDDWMRERGFLEEEITKAEDLIKEHIDKPLVIVRTEELVSHAIERMRKYKISQIPVIDVNGFVGSVDESDLFQSYISDKNTADKPIREVMGEPFPIVKLGTPIEEVSKLITKENQAVLIDLGDGKHHIITKHDIINSIK from the coding sequence ATGAAGTACGCAAAAAACATACTTGAAACTATTGGAAATACGCCACTAGTTAAGATAAATAAATTAACTCAAGAAGTTGACGCTTTAGTTTTAGCTAAAGTTGAGACTTTTAACCCAGGAAATTCTGTAAAAGATAGAATGGCATTGAAGATGATTGAAGATGCTGAAGCAGATGGACGTTTAAAACCCGGAGGGACTATTATTGAAGGAACTTCTGGAAATACAGGAATGGGATTAGCATTAGCCGCTATTGTTAAAGGATACAAATTAGTTTGTGTTATTTCTGATAAACAATCTAAGGAAAAAATGGACATTTTGAGAGCTGTAGGTGCAAAAGTAGTTGTTTGTCCAACAGACGTTGAGCCAGATGATCCTCGTTCTTATTATTCAGTTTCTAAAAGATTGGCCACTGAAACGCCTAATTCTTGGTATGTAAATCAATATGACAATCCTAGTAACTCAATAGCTCATTACGAGCAAACTGGACCAGAAATTTGGGAACAAACAGAAGGTAAAATTACTCATTTTGTTGTCGGTGTAGGAACAGGTGGAACCATTTCTGGTGTGGCGAAATATTTGAAAGAGAAGAATCCAAATATTAAGATTTGGGGAATAGATACATATGGTTCTGTTTTTAAAAAATATCACGAAACAGGTATTTTTGATGAGAATGAAATTTATTCATACATAACAGAAGGTATTGGTGAAGATATTTTACCTAAAAATGTTGATTTTTCACTTATTGATGGTTTTACTAAAGTAACTGATAAAGATGCTGCCGTTTATACAAGAAAATTAGCTTTAGAAGAAGGTATTTTTGTAGGTAATTCTGCTGGTGCAGCAATTAAAGGTTTATTGCAATTAAAAGAGCATTTTAAGCCTGAAGATGTTGTGGTTGTTTTGTTTCACGATTCAGGAAGCCGTTATGTGGGTAAAATGTTTAATGATGATTGGATGCGTGAGCGAGGTTTCTTAGAGGAAGAAATTACTAAGGCAGAAGACTTAATTAAAGAACATATTGATAAACCATTGGTAATTGTTCGTACAGAGGAGTTAGTTTCTCATGCAATTGAAAGAATGAGAAAATATAAAATTTCTCAAATCCCCGTTATAGATGTAAATGGTTTTGTAGGTTCTGTTGATGAATCAGATTTATTTCAAAGTTACATTTCTGATAAGAATACAGCAGATAAACCTATTAGAGAAGTAATGGGAGAGCCATTTCCAATAGTTAAATTAGGAACTCCAATTGAAGAAGTTTCAAAATTAATTACCAAAGAAAATCAAGCAGTATTGATTGATTTAGGAGATGGAAAGCATCATATCATTACAAAACACGATATTATAAATTCTATTAAATAA
- a CDS encoding acyl-CoA dehydrogenase family protein: MNSIYFTEEHQLFRESLRDFLNKEVVPHIEKWENTGTIERFIWKKFGEMGFFGIRYPEAYGGMNLDLFYTVIFLEELQKIKSAGFAAAMWAHSYLAMTHLNAEGDERIKQEYLAPSISGELIGALCITEPFGGSDVAGMRTIAVKKGDKYVINGSKTFITNGVYADYYVVAAKTNPDLGNKGISIFLVDAKLNGVSATKLDKLGWRASDTGEIAFDNVEIPLENLMGEEGKGFAYIMQHFALERLIMAINAHARAEYAIDYTLEYMSQREAFGKTIDKFQALRHKIVEHATEVEHCKIFNYAAVANLDKGEYVVKEATMAKLKSTKVADDTIYDCLQMLGGYGYMEEYPLARLFRDSRLGPIGGGTSEILKEILSKMIIDNKNYEPAVK; encoded by the coding sequence ATGAATTCTATATATTTCACTGAAGAACATCAGCTGTTTAGAGAAAGTTTGCGAGATTTTCTGAATAAAGAAGTTGTGCCCCATATTGAGAAATGGGAAAATACTGGAACTATTGAACGCTTTATTTGGAAAAAATTTGGTGAAATGGGTTTCTTTGGTATTCGTTATCCAGAGGCTTATGGCGGAATGAATCTAGATTTATTTTACACTGTAATATTTTTAGAAGAACTTCAAAAAATTAAATCTGCAGGTTTTGCAGCGGCTATGTGGGCGCATTCTTATTTGGCTATGACGCATTTAAATGCTGAAGGAGATGAGCGAATCAAACAAGAATATTTAGCACCAAGTATTTCAGGTGAATTAATTGGAGCATTATGTATTACAGAGCCTTTTGGTGGCAGTGATGTTGCAGGAATGCGAACAATTGCTGTTAAAAAAGGAGATAAGTATGTAATTAATGGCTCAAAAACTTTTATTACTAATGGTGTATATGCAGACTATTATGTTGTTGCTGCTAAAACAAATCCCGATTTAGGAAATAAAGGAATTAGTATTTTTTTAGTTGATGCAAAATTAAATGGTGTTTCTGCTACTAAATTAGATAAATTAGGTTGGAGAGCGTCTGATACAGGCGAAATAGCTTTTGATAATGTTGAGATTCCACTAGAAAACTTAATGGGTGAAGAAGGGAAAGGATTTGCTTACATTATGCAACACTTTGCTTTAGAAAGACTAATCATGGCAATTAATGCACACGCAAGAGCTGAATATGCTATCGATTATACATTAGAATATATGTCGCAACGCGAAGCTTTTGGTAAAACAATTGATAAGTTTCAAGCACTTCGTCATAAAATTGTAGAACACGCAACAGAGGTTGAGCATTGTAAAATATTTAACTATGCAGCTGTGGCAAATTTAGATAAAGGAGAATATGTTGTTAAAGAAGCAACTATGGCAAAATTAAAATCTACTAAAGTTGCTGATGATACCATATATGATTGTTTACAAATGTTAGGTGGTTATGGTTATATGGAAGAATACCCTTTAGCACGTTTATTTAGAGATAGTCGTTTAGGACCAATTGGAGGAGGAACTTCTGAAATTTTAAAAGAGATTCTTTCAAAAATGATTATCGATAATAAAAATTACGAACCAGCAGTTAAATAA
- the rpsU gene encoding 30S ribosomal protein S21: protein MLIIPIKDGENIDKALKRYKRKFDKTGTVRQLRSRQQFTKPSVSRRAEIQKAQYIQRLKDSVES from the coding sequence ATGTTAATTATACCTATTAAAGACGGAGAAAATATCGATAAAGCATTAAAACGCTACAAACGTAAATTCGACAAAACTGGAACTGTTCGTCAATTAAGATCACGTCAACAGTTTACAAAACCGTCAGTTTCAAGAAGAGCTGAAATTCAAAAAGCGCAATACATTCAAAGATTAAAAGATTCTGTTGAATCATAG
- a CDS encoding helix-hairpin-helix domain-containing protein, which translates to MNKLKSYFMFSSGQRNGIFVLILIVLVLQLVIFNFNKLIPKAEHQERSYSNLKWLSFQSKIDSLKSTSKNQEYKLQPFNPNYISDYKGYMLGMSLEEIDRLHKFREEGRFINSISDFKKVTNVSDSLLNKISPYFKFPDWVVAKSTSKKDQHQFFEKNKIERKNINEASKEELMKVYGIGDKLSDIILKDKEKFGEFVTIEQLKYVWGITPETFENITKSFFVERTQTPITKLKINEASTKELSQFPYFNYKIAKEIVTQRSMNGSFAKVEDLTKINNFPVEKIEIIVLYLEIN; encoded by the coding sequence ATGAACAAATTAAAATCCTATTTCATGTTTTCTTCAGGACAGCGAAATGGGATTTTTGTTTTAATTCTGATCGTATTAGTTTTACAACTGGTAATTTTTAATTTCAATAAATTAATACCTAAAGCGGAGCATCAAGAACGAAGCTATTCTAATCTAAAATGGTTGTCTTTTCAGTCTAAAATAGATAGCTTAAAGTCGACTTCTAAAAATCAAGAATATAAATTACAGCCATTTAATCCTAATTATATTTCCGATTATAAGGGTTATATGTTAGGAATGTCTTTAGAAGAAATAGATAGGCTCCACAAATTCAGAGAAGAAGGTAGATTTATAAACTCAATTTCTGATTTTAAGAAAGTTACTAATGTTTCTGATTCTTTATTAAATAAAATATCACCGTATTTTAAGTTTCCAGATTGGGTTGTAGCAAAATCTACTTCCAAAAAAGATCAACATCAATTTTTTGAGAAAAATAAAATCGAAAGAAAGAATATAAATGAAGCTTCTAAAGAAGAATTGATGAAAGTTTATGGAATAGGTGATAAACTTTCGGATATAATTCTGAAGGATAAAGAAAAGTTTGGTGAGTTTGTTACAATTGAGCAATTAAAATATGTTTGGGGTATTACTCCGGAGACATTTGAGAATATCACTAAAAGTTTTTTTGTAGAAAGAACACAAACTCCAATAACAAAATTGAAAATTAATGAAGCTTCAACAAAAGAGCTCTCTCAATTCCCGTATTTCAATTATAAAATTGCTAAAGAGATTGTAACTCAAAGAAGTATGAATGGGAGTTTTGCTAAAGTTGAGGATTTAACAAAAATTAATAATTTTCCAGTTGAAAAAATAGAAATAATAGTTTTATATTTGGAAATAAATTAG
- a CDS encoding tyrosine-type recombinase/integrase, translating into MENNIISFVEYLSKEKKYSSHTITAYENDLLEFKDFIEVEFKCSLNEVQYNLIRAWIVSLVEGGVSNKTINRKISSLKSYYKFLLKIKKIAINPLLKHKSLKVPKKVQIPFSEKELEQVFELNDFSNNFEGIRNRLVIELFYATGIRKSELIELKIKNVDLKNKTLKVLGKRNKERILPLLDCTISIIESYLVYRFDLEMDKDSDVLILSKTGNKLSQSFVYRLINVYFSSVSQKTKKSPHVLRHSFATHLLNNGADLNSVKELLGHASLSSTQIYTHSSLAELQKVYKDSHPRG; encoded by the coding sequence ATGGAAAATAACATAATCTCATTTGTGGAATATCTTTCTAAAGAAAAAAAATATTCTAGTCATACCATTACAGCTTATGAAAATGATCTATTAGAGTTTAAAGATTTTATTGAAGTAGAGTTTAAGTGTTCTTTAAACGAAGTGCAATATAATTTAATAAGAGCTTGGATCGTTTCTCTAGTAGAAGGCGGCGTTTCAAATAAAACAATTAATCGAAAAATTTCTTCTCTAAAATCGTATTATAAGTTTTTATTGAAAATCAAAAAGATTGCAATTAATCCATTACTAAAACATAAATCCTTAAAAGTTCCTAAAAAAGTTCAAATTCCGTTTTCTGAAAAAGAACTTGAACAAGTTTTTGAGTTGAATGATTTTTCTAATAATTTTGAAGGAATAAGAAATAGACTTGTAATAGAGTTGTTTTATGCAACTGGTATTCGTAAAAGTGAACTCATAGAATTAAAAATAAAAAATGTTGATTTAAAAAACAAAACATTAAAAGTTTTAGGGAAAAGAAATAAAGAGCGAATCTTGCCATTGTTAGATTGTACTATTAGTATTATTGAATCGTATTTAGTATATAGGTTTGATTTAGAAATGGATAAAGATTCGGATGTGTTAATTTTGTCAAAAACTGGTAATAAATTAAGTCAATCGTTTGTTTATCGTTTAATAAATGTTTACTTTAGTAGTGTGTCTCAAAAGACGAAAAAGAGTCCGCACGTTCTTAGGCATTCATTTGCAACACATTTGTTAAATAATGGTGCTGATTTAAATTCTGTTAAAGAACTATTAGGGCATGCGAGCTTATCGTCAACTCAAATATATACACACAGTAGTCTTGCTGAACTTCAAAAAGTATATAAAGATTCGCATCCTAGAGGTTAA